TCTTTGCCGATGATATGTATCTGCTTGGCATGCTGTACGCCAAATGCCTGTATTCCAAGTATCCAAGAGCTATGATCAACCGCATCGATGTATCAAAAGCACTGGAGCACCCGGACTGTGTGGAAATCCTGACAAAAAAGGATGTACCATGCAATAAGATCGGCCACATCAAGCAGGACTGGGATGTTCTTATGGGCGAAGGAGATATCACCCGTTACGTTGGAAATGCCCTGGCAGTCATTGCAGCGACCCGTGCAGAAGCCCTGGAAGAAATTCTGGCTCTCATTGACGTTGATTATACGGAGCTTCCTGCCATCACCAGCCCTTATGAGGCTTTGAAGGGAGATGCTCCTCTCATTCATGAAGACGGCAACATCATGAGCCGGGCCAACCTGGTGCGGGGAAATGCAGATGAAGCCATTAAAAACTCAAAATATGTAGTAACAAGAAAATACAAAACCTCCTGGCAGGAGCATGGCTTCATGGAACCGGAGTGCTGCGTGGCACTTCCTGAAGGGGATGACGGCCTGCTGATTTACACCACCAGCCAGTCCATATATGACGTTCAGAGAGAATGCGCCCAGATGCTGGGCCTTCCAAAGGAAAAGGTTCATTGCCACGCACCTTTAGTGGGCGGTGGCTTCGGCGGCAAGGAGGATATGTCTGTACAGCAATATGCTGCCTTAATGGCCTGGTATACCAGGAAACCTGTCAAGATAAAATACAGCCGTCAGGAATCCTTAAATTACCATGTAAAACGCCATCCCATGGAAATGGAATTCACCACAGCCTGTGATGAAAACGGCCGTCTGACTGCTATGAAGGGGGTAATCATTGCTGATACGGGAGCTTATGCTTCTCTGGGCGGCCCAGTGCTCCACCGCGCCTGTACCCATGCAGCCGGTCCATATAACTATCAGAACATCGATATCTTTGGTATGTCCGTTTATACCAATAACGTGGTTTCCGGCGCTTTCCGGGGATTTGGCGTAACCCAGAGCTGCTTTGCAACGGAAATGAATATCAATCTGCTGGCAGAAATGGCCGGACTGGATCCCTGGGAAATCCGCCGGCAGAATGCCATCAAACCAGGTGATGTCCTTCCAAACGGACAGACCGCTGACCCCAATACCAATATGGAAGCCTGCCTCGATGCTGTAAAGGATATTTATTATTCCAATCCTTACGCCGGAATTGCCTGCGGCTTTAAAAACGCAGGAACCGGAATGGGTAAAATGGATATAGGCCGTGTCCTTCTTTCCATTGAGGACGGAAAGGTTCATATCCGAACCTCCGCCTCCTGCATGGGCCAGGGAATCGGTCAAATGGCTTTAACAGAAATCTGTCATGCATCCGGACTTGATCCTTCCCTTTTTGTTTTTGAAGCGGCAGATACCATAAGGACTCCTAACTCCGGAACCTCCACTGCTTCCCGTCAGACGGTTGTTACAGGGGAGGCAGCCCGCAGAGCCGGTGAAAAATTAAAATGTGCCTTAGACAGCGGAAACAGCCTGGCAGACTTAGAAGGACACGAATTCTTCGGAGAATATTCTGCTCAAACAGATCCGCTGGGAGCCATCAAGGATAATCCTGTGAGCCACGTATCTTATTCCTACGGAACTCAGGTAATTATTTTAAATGAAGAAGGAAAAATCACCAAGGCAGTATCTGCCTTTGACGTGGGAACTCCAGTAAACATTGGGTCCGTGGAAGGCCAGATTGAAGGCGGTATGATCATGGGAATCGGTTATGGCGTCACAGAAGAGTTTAAATGTGAAAATGGATATCCTGCCAGCAAATTCGGTACCATCGGATTTATGAGAGCAGACGAGGCACCTGAACTGGAAGTAATTCTCTGCCAGCCAAAAGAAGAGGATAAACTGCCTTACTCCTTTGGTGCCAAAGGATGCGGGGAATTATGCATGATCCCCACCTCTCCCGCCTGTGCTCATGCTTACTACAGGCTGGATGGAGTATTCAGACAGAGCCTGCCGTTAAAAGACACGTACTATAGAAAGATATAATGGAATTCAAATCTCCCCGCTGTTAGAGACAGATGCAGTTTCTCGCAGCGGGGAGATCTTTCATTATTGCAGAAGCAGTTTTGCATAAAATGCGGTCTTATTCTGGTTGACCATGATCTTTGCAGCAGTTTGAAGCTTTTCCTGAGCTTCCTGGCCTGATTTCATGGTTTGAACCGCCGGTTCCATGGAATTGCCTGCATTTATGTAAGACATGCCACAGGGTATGGTTGTGGTAACCAGCTTGGCCGTTTCATAGCAGTCTCTTAGATATCTTCCAAGATCTTCTCCAGACAGCCCGTTCGTATTGGCCTGGATGAAGCAGCCGTGTATGGATATGAAACGCAATTTTCTGGCTTCTGCGGCTAATTGAAATAATTCTTCCACCCGAAAGCCAGGCATTGTTCCATTGTCATAAGCTTCCACTATCACGGAAATTCCTATCACTTCCAGATGTCCCGGTGCAAGATATCCGGCTGCCGCTTCATTGATAAGTTCCATCTCTTTCAAACTGGATGCAACGAACTTACATGTCCCAATGACTGCTTTTATGGCTGCCGGCTCTTTATCAAGAGCCGGGAAATAAATGTCGTTCCTGTCCATTCCGGCCAGAGAGGCCAGATGGACAGATCCGCAGTCTTCCGCCTCCAGAGCCCAGCCCTTCCTTATCAGATACTTCACAGTTTCTGTATTCACTTCTCCTTTATAGAGATATTGAAAACCGGGAAGCATCTCTAAGACTGATTCGGCCTTTTTCATTCGATCATTCATATGGGTCTTCTCCTTATCCATTTATACTACTTTCAGGATAACCGATTCTGATCTTATTTCAAGTTCTTTTTCCATAGATATCGGGGTATAGGAAAAACCTCCTGACCAAGGGCCAGGAGGTTTCCTTTGATTACATAAGCGATTTATAGAGTTTAATGATATTTTCCAGACTGGCTTCCCTGGGATTTCCCGGAGCGCATGCATCTGCCGCTGCGGATTCTGCCAGGAACTGCACGTCCTCTTCTTTTACAATCTGTGTTAAATCAGCCGGTATCCCTACATCTGCAGACAGCTTTTTGACCGAATCAACCGCTGCTTTGCGGTATTCTTCCTCCGTCATACTCTCAGTTCCTTCTACGCCCATTGCCCTTGCGATATCACGGTACTTCTCACCGGTTGTTTCGGCGTTGAATTCCATGATGGTAGGAAGCAGAATGGCGTTTGCCACCCCATGAGGCGTGTCATAAACAGCGCCAAGTGCATGTGCCATGGAATGCACGATACCAAGTCCGCAGTTTGAAAATCCCATACCTGTAATGTACTGACCCAATGCCATGCCTTCCCGGCCTTCGGCGGTATTTTCCACGGCTCCTCTTAAACTCTTTCCTATTAATTCAACAGCCTTTAAATTGAACATATCTGTGATTGGATTGGCACCCTTTGTAATATAACCTTCGATTGCATGGGTCAAGGCGTCCATGCCTGTAGCGGCAGTCAGGCCCTTTGGCATGCTGGCCATCATGTCCGGATCAACGATGGCAACAATGGGAATATCATGAGGATCCACACAGACAAATTTGCGTTTCTTTTCCACATCAGTGATCACGTAGTTGATGGTAACTTCCGCTGCCGTACCTGCTGTGGTGGGAACGGCGATAATCGGTACGCTTGGTTTTTTAGTGGGAGCCACTCCTTCTAAGCTTCTTACATCTTCATATTCCGGATTTGCAATGATGATGCCGATTGCTTTGGCCGTATCCATGGAAGAGCCGCCGCCGACCGCTATGATATAATCCGCTCCTGACGTTTTAAATGCCTCTACCCCTGTCTGGACATTTTCGATGGTCGGGTTTGGCTTGATATCTGAATAGATCTCATAATCCATTTCGTTTTCTTCCAGGATCTTTGTGATCTTTGAGGTTACGTTAAACTTAATTAAGTCGGGATCTGATGCAAGAAATGCCTTTTGAAATCCTCTTCTTTTTACCTCGCCCGGAATCTCTAAAATTGCACCGGAGCCGTGATATGATGTTTCGTTTAATACAATCCTGTTTGCCATGATAACCTCTCCTTCTCCTTAATAAATTGACATGTTATTATGTTATTATTTTAACAACATGTAGGCAAAAAATAAAGTTACAATCCGTATACTTTGTAACAATTGTTACAAAAGACACAAACTGTAACTTTTCCTTTATGGCAATCATGACTAAATCAGGCCTACTTCTGAAAATACCGTTTCCAGCTTGGGCGGCATGGCTTCTGTCAGACTTTCCGCCATCTCGGACGGAGTCTGCTTCATGCCCGAAAGGACCCATTTCACCGTCATGTATACAGAACCTCTGCAATACATCTCAAGAAGAAACTGGATTTCCTCAGAAAGCATCTCCTGTCTCTTCCTGGTGATGAGTTCCGTATAAAATCCCATGATCAGTTCAAAATCATGTTCTTTTAAAGAGTTATAATCGTCGGAACGGAACGCCTCCGTAAAGAATACCTTTTCCTTTTTGATGAATTCGAATTTTTCCTTCAGGCTCTGACGTACGGTTTTGTCAACCCCTATCTGGGCAAAAGATTCCAGCACCAGCTTATCAAAATACCAGTTGATCAAATCGTACTTATCCTTAAAATTACGGTAAAAGGTTTGTCTAGTCATCCCACATCCATCCACAATGTTCTGGACCGTAATCTTATCAACGGGCTTGGCTTTCATGCAATCCTTTATGGAATCAGCCAGACGGTATTTTGTTTTTTCACTTTTCCTTGGATTGTCAGTCATGTTCCGCTCCTGTCCTGTTCATTCTACTTCATCTATTTTACCATAGGTTCCCAGGTTTGTGAACACTCTCATACTCGGATAGTCTCCTGACTTGCCAATTAAAGCTTTGTAATGTCCATGGTATACACAGGTCCTCCATACGTATAGTAACTCCTTAAATCCACCTCATGAAGGACTCCGTCAAGCTTAACCACAGCCGGAATATCCCGTTCTATATATTCCAGGCTCAAGCGGTTTTTGATGCAGTAATTTTCCAGGACAGAGAAAAATTCTTCTTTAGTGCCTGGCTTTTCATTTAAATCAATAACAAGGGTACGTCCTCCCTTTGCTTTATTCAGTTCATTGGCAGTACGCTTTGCATAAAGGTAATTTAACGCCCATCTCCCAACAAGCACCACAGCATCCGATAAGATCATGTATCTTAAATAATCCGGAAGAAATGCAGCAAGAAACAATAAGAGAACTAATAAAATATCAAACCAGTACATAAAAGCCATGCCCCGCAGCCAGCTTAAATCCATTTCAGGCAGCTGTTTTAAGAGCTGGAGCAGGCAGCCTGCCGCAAGATAAATGAGAAAAAAAAGGCCCAGGCGGTCCATGATAATCTCCAGCCCCTGTCTACCGGAGAAAAGCCAAAGTCCCATTAAAGCACCTACAAATAAAATCATCCCCAAATCGGCTCCGGAAAACATAATTTCCCAAAAAAGCTCTCTTTTTCCCTCGTTTCTATTCATAATGCCTCGCCTCCAAAATCCTGTCTTTTACCTCTTTTAAATATTTCCTGGAAATATAAGTCACCTGGGAATTTATCATAGAGACCTTCATAAGCCCATTGAGCATAGGAGTATAGGTCCTTACCTTATCTATATTCATGATTACAGACTTGGATATCCGGATAAAATTAGACGGAAGAAGCCGCTCCAGTTCGTAAAGTCTCCTATTTGTCTCATAGGTTTCCTCTTTCGTATGGACCACCTGCTTTTCCTTCACCGTTTCAATCAAATAAATTTCTGGGCTCGGAACCCGGCAGATTTTCTCTTCCCTATGGCACAAGAGCGTTATCGACCGGAACAAATCCTGTTCTAAATATTCCGCAAGACGGTCCACCGCCTCATCCCGCTTATGGATGTACAGCTCCGCAGATTCTTCCGCATCATGGCTGACTGTTTTAATATTGACCTTCATACTGCTTCCTCCTGACTGCCAGTTCATCATATCATATTAGAACCGGTTTTTACAGGGATTATGGGTAAGTGGCCGGTTTTAAACGGTAAGAAGCTAAAACAGGGTATTTTGCCGCCGCCTTTACGGCAGACTGCAAAATACCCTGTTTTTTATTCCCACAATACAATCTTTCCCATATCAAGGGATTCCTGCACTTTAATGATCCTCTGATTGGATGACCCTTTAAACCGCAGCTTTAAATCCTTTTTTTCCACTTCAAACTTTCCGTCTACCAGGACATCCAGACAGTCTAAGATCCGCCTTGTCTCTGGAAGCTTTCCGGCCATGTCCCCCAGAATATCCTTTTCAAAATCATAGCCGGTGTAGCACCAGATCGTCTTTTCCGGAAAACGCTCCTTTACTTTCTCTATCAAAGACAGGATGCCCTTCTGATTTTTGGGATCCATAGGCTCTCCCCCCAGCAGGCTTAAGCCTGCGATATAGGGATGGTCTAAATATTCCAGTATCTTTGAGCCGGTTTCCGGACCATATTCCTGGCCGTAATGAAAATCCCAGGCTTCGGAATTAAAACACTCCTTACAGCAGTGATTGCATCCGCTGACAAACAAAGACACCCTGACCCCTGGGCCGTTCGCTACATCCGTAGGCTTTATGGTTGCATAATTCATGGCACACCTCCTATAGATGAAGAACCCTGGATTTGATCTCCTTTGTCTTTCCGGTGTTCCAGAAATTCTCTCCCAGATAACCGCAGGTTCTTCTGGTCACATTCATCCGCTTCCTATCTTTGTTATGGCACTGAGGGCATTCCCAATCCATATCTTCATTGATGATGATCTCACCGTCAAAACCGCATTCCTGGCAATAATCTGATTTGGTGTTAAACTCTGCGTACTGGATGTTATCGTAAATGAATTTCACCACTTCTTCCATTGCTTCCAGATTGTTCCGCATATTGGGAACCTCCACATAGGAAATGGCTCCGCCGGAGGAAATATTCTGGAACTGGCTTTCAAAGGTGAATTTGCTGAATGCATCAATGGATTCCCGCACATCAACGTGATAAGAGTTGGTGTAATAACCCTTGTCCGTCACATCAGGTATGTTTCCAAACCGCTCACGGTCAATTTTGGCAAACCGGTAGCAGAGAGATTCCGCCGGTGTCCCGTATAAGCCAAAGCCAAGACCGGTCTGCTTTTTCCACTGGTCTACAACCTTCCGCATATAATTCATGACGCGAAGAGCAAACTCTTCTCCTACCGGATCTGTCTGGCTGACCCCCTTCATAAGCTTTGTTGTCTCATAAAGGCCGATGTATCCCAAAGATATGGTAGAATAGCCATTTTGAAGGAGCCGGTCGATCGTTTCACCTTTTTTAAGCCTTGCAATGGCGCCGTACTGCCAGTGAATCGGACTTACATCGGAAAGAGTGCCTTCCAGGGACTTATGTCTGCACATCAGAGCCTCGTAGCATAGATCCAGACGTTCATCCAAAATCTTCCAGAACGTATCTTCGTCTCCCTTTGCCTGAATACCAATCTGCGGCAGGTTAAGGCTTACCACTCCCTGATTAAATCTTCCCTCAAACTTGTAATTGCCATTCTCATCCTTCCATGTAGACAGGAAGCTCCGGCAGCCCATGCAGCTGAATACATTCCCCTCGTAATTTTCCCGCATTTTCTTAGCAGAAATATAATCCGGGTACATGCGTTTAGAAGAGCATTTCACTGCCAGCTTCGTTATGTAATCATATCTTCCGCCCTTTAAGCAGTTACTCTCATCTAAAACATAAATCAGTTTAGGAAATGCAGGAGTGACATATACGCCTGCTTCGTTCTTGATCCCCTCAAGCCTCTGGCGGAGTACCTCCTCCACGATCAGGGCATTTTCCTTTAAGTATTCGTCGTTATCATCTAGGCATAGGAACAGAGTTACAAAGGGTGCCTGTCCGTTGGTTGTCATTAAGGTGTTGATCTGGTACTGAATGGTCTGGACACCGGATTTTAACTCATCTCTCAGACGGATGGCAGCCATCTTTTCCACCATCTCAGGAGAAATCGTATCCCCGAATTCTACACGGATCTGCTTATGGAATTTATCATTGCTTTTTCTTAAATATTTTCCCAAATGACGGATATCTACGGACTGGCCGCCGTACTGGTTACTGGCAACAGCCGCTATGATCTGGGTCATGACCGTACACGCCACCTGAAAACTCTTAGGACTCTCGATCATTTTTTCATTCATCACGGTGCCGTTATCCAGCATATCACCGATATTGATCAGACAGCAGTTAAAAATCGGCTGTACGAAATAATCCGCATCGTGGAAGTGAATGGAGCCCTGGTCATGGGCAAGAGAAATCCTCTCCGGAAGCAGCATTCTTCTGGTTAAGTCTCTGGACACCTCTCCCGCGATGTAATCTCTCTGAGTCGATGCCAGAATGGTATTCTTGTTGGAATTTTCCTCTGCCAGTTCCTTGTTCTCATTTTTAATCAGCTTTAAGATAGACTCATCGGTTGTGTTTGCCTTCCGAAGCAGAGCCCTCTGGTAACGGTAAATGATGTATTTTTTGGAAAGCGTATATTTGTTCTTATTTACCAGACTGCTCTCGATCATGTCCTGAATTGCTTCCACACTGATCACGCCTTCGTTATCTCTCTCCACATGATCCAGTATTGTATCAATCATTTCCTCTCCGGCCCGCTCAGAAGCTTCCACCTCTGCATTGGCTTTCCGAATGGCTGTAATGATTTTATCCCTGTTATATTCCACAATTCTGCCGTCACGTTTTTGAACTTTAATCATCCCTGTCACCTTAACCTCTTCTATATTTTGTATCTCTAAGTTTTGAATCACTACATATAGTGCCTATCTCATTATACACCACAACTAAAAAAAGTAAAGGGTAATTTTTCTTGTTTATCGAATGAAATTTGTTCTTGGGATTTCTTCCCAGGCGGGAAGGCTGATTCCTGCGGCCTTTCCTACCTCAAGACATTTTAAAAGCCATGCCATATTTTTTCCGAGAGCTCTCATGGTGTGAAGCCCTTCCAAATCCTGTTCCACCTCCTGAGGCGTAAATCCGTGAACCATGTTCCAGTAAGTGGAAGAAACCACCGGCATCTGGGCAATGGTGAAATATTTGTTTAAAACATCAAGAGAAGCTGTGGTTCCTGCTCTCCGGGCGGACACAACAGCTGCTCCAGGCTTAAAGGCAAAATCCCTTCCTGCATAAAACAAACGGTCCAGGAAGGAAAGCACGGTGCCGTTGGGAGAAGCATAATGAACAGGGGAACCTACGATCAGCCCATCCGCTGTTTCCATTTTATCAAGCACCTGATTAACCAAATCATAAGTAAATACGCATCTTCCTGTTTCTGAACACTTCTGGCAGGCAATACATCCATGGACAGACTGGCTCCCTACGTGAAGGATCTCTGTCTCAATGCCTTCCTCATTCAAGGCCCATTCCACCTCAAGGAGGGCACGGTTGGTACAGCCTCTCTCATGAGGGCTCCCATTTAACATTAGTACTTTCATCACTTATCCATCCTTTCATTCAATTAACTATATATCCAAAAGCCCCAATAAATCCTCTTTGGTCAGATTACTTAAGGACACGGTTCCCTCTGTTATAATCTGTTCCGCCAAATCTTTTTTGGATTCCTGAAGCTTTAAAATATTTTCCTCAATCGTCCCCTTTGTGATCAGCTTGAATACGCTCACCTGCTTCTCCTGGCCGATCCGGTGGGCCCGGTCCGTGGCCTGGTTCTGAGCTGCCACATTCCACCATGGATCAAAGTGTATGACCACATCCGCCGCAGTCAGGTTAAGTCCTGTACCGCCTGCCTTTAAGGAAATCAGGAATAAGGGGATCTCATCATCTTTAAAGGAATTTACCATATGGAGCCTATCTTCTTTCGGAGTTGCTCCGGTCAGCATATAGTATGGAACCGCCTCTTTTTTCAGCCTTTGACCGATCACATCAAGCATAGAGGTAAACTGGGAAAAGAGCAGGATCTTGTGCCCGCCTTCTACCCCGTTCCGAACCAGGTCAATGCAGGTTTCCAGCTTTGCAGATGCGCCTCTGTAATTATCATAGCACAAATGAGGATCACAGCAGATCTGACGGAGTCTGGTAAGAGCCGAAAGGATCTGGATGTTATCCCTTCCCGAACTGCCATCTAAATTTTCAAGCTCCTGCTTTAAGCGGAATGCGTTTGCCGCATACAGCTCTTTTTGCTCTTTGTCAAAAGCGGAATAAACAATGGTTTCCAGCTTGTCCGGCAATTCTTTCAGCACATCTTTCTTAAGCCGCCTTAAGAGGAAGGGGCCGATCAGGCGGTGAAGGCTCTCCAGCGCCGGCCGTTCCTGCTCCCTGACAATGGGAAGTTCATATTCTTTTTTAAATTTCCGATAGGAGAAAAGAAATCCCGGCATCAAGAAATCATAAATGCTCCATAGCTCTGATAAACGGTTTTCAATGGGAGTACCGGTTAAAGCAAACCGGTTTCCTGCCTCAATGCTTTTTACCGCTCTTGCACTCTGTGTGGATGCATTTTTGATGTACTGGGCCTCATCAATGACCTGAAACCGGAAGAACTTATCCTTATAAAGATCAATATCCCGTTTTAATAAGTCATAGGATGTGATCAGCACATCTTCCTCATCCGTATGCATTAACAGCTCTTCCCGCTCTCCTGCCTGGCCGGTGATCGTAGTAACTTTAAGAGAAGGAGCAAAAATGTGAAATTCATTCTCCCAGTTGTATACCAAGGATGCAGGGCAGACGATAAGGGAAGTCGTATGTTCTTTTTTACCTGCTTCATCAAGGAGCAGGGCTATGATCTGGATGGTCTTTCCAAGTCCCATATCATCGGCAAGGATTCCGCCAAAGCCATAGCTATCCAACGTCTTAAGCCAGCGGTATCCCGTCTTTTGATATCCTCTCAGTACATGGCGCAGAGGCTGGGGGACCTCAAAATCACTGTCCTCCACAGACTTCATTCCCCGAACCACCGCCTTATAGAGCTGGTCCCGGTAAAGGGTAATGCCGTTTCCTTCTTTTAAAATGCTGTCCAGATAAAGCGCCCTGTATTTGGGTAGGCGGAACGACTTGCCCAGCTTGTCAGGGTCAGCAGATAAGCCCTCAATCAGCTTTGCAACCGTCATAAGCCCGTTGTCGTCAAGACTTATAAATTCTCCGCTCTTTAAGCGGTAATACTTCTTTTTCTGGCTATATACTTCCAAAAGCCTGCTTAAGTCCTCTCCTGACAGCCCTGCCGTATCCACGTCCAGTTCCAGCCAGTTCCCTACACTCCGGACTCCGATGGATACCTTGGGAGGAGGAAGAACTTTTAACTTTTTAAAGGATTCGGAAAAATAAACCTCTCCCAACGCCATGAATTCTCTCATCCCGGAAGTGAGTAACCGGTATACCGCTTCCTCATCATCCCGAATGGCCGGATATTCCGATTCATATTCCTTATATTTAAAGTAGCGGGTTATCAGGCGGCTGATGCGGAACTCTCCCGGCACATCCCGGCACACGGTGCGGGGCAGGCGCTCATCTTCCACCGGCTGGAAGGAATAGTCCCCATAGGAAAGGGTCGGCTTTAAAATCAGTCCGCCCTGCCCATCGGAATCAAAGTCAAACCTCGCCTTTAACTCCTCCGGTTTATAAGCTTCCAGATCCAGTTCTTTGGAATCAATGGTGCAGTAGGCAGCAATCCTTTTTAAAACCCGTTCATAAAAAAGAGGCATATCCTTGTCATTGATTTCCGTTTCATAAGAAGGTTTAAATCCTTCCATCATCTGCCCCAGAAACACGGAGAGGGCCTCACTGCAGGGCTGGTCACAGCAGTATAAGTATTTCATATCTGCAAGATATAAGCGGTGTTCCCCCTCAAAGGTCAAAAGCTCCCGGTCAACAGAAACAAAAACTCCATCCCGTCCCTGACGCTTTACCGTAACCTTTAAGTTGGGATTGCGGTCAACGATCATCAGCTGCCGCTTCTGCCCCTTGTAATCCTCAAATTCCAGGGTCTCTCCCATCATGATTCCAAAGAAACGGTCCCGGTTTGCGCGGCTTAAATTTAAAAACCGCAGAACAGGTTTTGTGGAAAAGGAACTTTTCTGAAACTGTTCATAATGCTCACAATATGCATTTACGATCTCCAGTACAAATTCCAGAAGGGGGCGGCTCTCTTTCGCAAAGGCAGAAGGGCTGTGATGAAACGCCAGATTTTTGCCGTATTCCACATAGGTGCCGTTTTCTACCGCATTTGCAAATGCAGCCAGATCCTTCACCATGTAGAGCCGGTCCTTTCCAAGCTTAAACTCCAGCTTCACTTCTCTTCGGCTGATGAGGAGGGATAGGGAAAGTTTCACCTGTTCCTCTTCTCCCTCGCTCATGATCCGGGACACCTCCCGGTTGGTATATTCCCGGATCATGGCTCTTGCCTGCTGGGAAGTGAGTACAGGCCTTCCAGGGTTTGACTCCTGCTCTTTATACACCTCAAACAGAGCTTTGCAGTGAGGACACATCCCCCGGTAAGAATTTCCCTGGGCACAAGAACAAGAGTAGTCAAAAACCTGACTACCCTTGATATGCAAATTTGCCTTATATTCCTTTCCCTGATCCTCCACCAGGGCACTGACACCTGATTCACCCTTCCAGAAGGTATTTGTCGTCAAGTGTGATACTCTCATAGTTCCTCACATCCGTTCACCATTACATTCGTTCCGGCGCCTCGATTCCCAGTACGCCAATGCATGCATTTAATACATCCTTGGTTAGCCTGATTAAACGAATCCAGGATGCCTGCCGTTTT
This genomic stretch from Lacrimispora sphenoides harbors:
- the xdh gene encoding selenium-dependent xanthine dehydrogenase — translated: MYILHINGQDYETPHDKKLLRFLRDDLHLTATKEGCSEGACGTCTVLIDGKKVKACVPKISTLEGKNILTVEGIAPEEMKVYEHCFAEAGAVQCGFCIPGMVISAKSLLDTNLTPTRVEVKKAIKGNLCRCTGYKKIEDAILLAADFFRENLEIPQSPTALHMNEHFKRIDAAEKVNGTGIFADDMYLLGMLYAKCLYSKYPRAMINRIDVSKALEHPDCVEILTKKDVPCNKIGHIKQDWDVLMGEGDITRYVGNALAVIAATRAEALEEILALIDVDYTELPAITSPYEALKGDAPLIHEDGNIMSRANLVRGNADEAIKNSKYVVTRKYKTSWQEHGFMEPECCVALPEGDDGLLIYTTSQSIYDVQRECAQMLGLPKEKVHCHAPLVGGGFGGKEDMSVQQYAALMAWYTRKPVKIKYSRQESLNYHVKRHPMEMEFTTACDENGRLTAMKGVIIADTGAYASLGGPVLHRACTHAAGPYNYQNIDIFGMSVYTNNVVSGAFRGFGVTQSCFATEMNINLLAEMAGLDPWEIRRQNAIKPGDVLPNGQTADPNTNMEACLDAVKDIYYSNPYAGIACGFKNAGTGMGKMDIGRVLLSIEDGKVHIRTSASCMGQGIGQMALTEICHASGLDPSLFVFEAADTIRTPNSGTSTASRQTVVTGEAARRAGEKLKCALDSGNSLADLEGHEFFGEYSAQTDPLGAIKDNPVSHVSYSYGTQVIILNEEGKITKAVSAFDVGTPVNIGSVEGQIEGGMIMGIGYGVTEEFKCENGYPASKFGTIGFMRADEAPELEVILCQPKEEDKLPYSFGAKGCGELCMIPTSPACAHAYYRLDGVFRQSLPLKDTYYRKI
- the fucO gene encoding lactaldehyde reductase → MANRIVLNETSYHGSGAILEIPGEVKRRGFQKAFLASDPDLIKFNVTSKITKILEENEMDYEIYSDIKPNPTIENVQTGVEAFKTSGADYIIAVGGGSSMDTAKAIGIIIANPEYEDVRSLEGVAPTKKPSVPIIAVPTTAGTAAEVTINYVITDVEKKRKFVCVDPHDIPIVAIVDPDMMASMPKGLTAATGMDALTHAIEGYITKGANPITDMFNLKAVELIGKSLRGAVENTAEGREGMALGQYITGMGFSNCGLGIVHSMAHALGAVYDTPHGVANAILLPTIMEFNAETTGEKYRDIARAMGVEGTESMTEEEYRKAAVDSVKKLSADVGIPADLTQIVKEEDVQFLAESAAADACAPGNPREASLENIIKLYKSLM
- a CDS encoding TetR/AcrR family transcriptional regulator C-terminal domain-containing protein; this encodes MTDNPRKSEKTKYRLADSIKDCMKAKPVDKITVQNIVDGCGMTRQTFYRNFKDKYDLINWYFDKLVLESFAQIGVDKTVRQSLKEKFEFIKKEKVFFTEAFRSDDYNSLKEHDFELIMGFYTELITRKRQEMLSEEIQFLLEMYCRGSVYMTVKWVLSGMKQTPSEMAESLTEAMPPKLETVFSEVGLI
- a CDS encoding DUF4318 domain-containing protein; this translates as MNRNEGKRELFWEIMFSGADLGMILFVGALMGLWLFSGRQGLEIIMDRLGLFFLIYLAAGCLLQLLKQLPEMDLSWLRGMAFMYWFDILLVLLLFLAAFLPDYLRYMILSDAVVLVGRWALNYLYAKRTANELNKAKGGRTLVIDLNEKPGTKEEFFSVLENYCIKNRLSLEYIERDIPAVVKLDGVLHEVDLRSYYTYGGPVYTMDITKL
- a CDS encoding LytTR family DNA-binding domain-containing protein, with the protein product MKVNIKTVSHDAEESAELYIHKRDEAVDRLAEYLEQDLFRSITLLCHREEKICRVPSPEIYLIETVKEKQVVHTKEETYETNRRLYELERLLPSNFIRISKSVIMNIDKVRTYTPMLNGLMKVSMINSQVTYISRKYLKEVKDRILEARHYE
- the nrdG gene encoding anaerobic ribonucleoside-triphosphate reductase activating protein codes for the protein MNYATIKPTDVANGPGVRVSLFVSGCNHCCKECFNSEAWDFHYGQEYGPETGSKILEYLDHPYIAGLSLLGGEPMDPKNQKGILSLIEKVKERFPEKTIWCYTGYDFEKDILGDMAGKLPETRRILDCLDVLVDGKFEVEKKDLKLRFKGSSNQRIIKVQESLDMGKIVLWE
- the nrdD gene encoding anaerobic ribonucleoside-triphosphate reductase encodes the protein MIKVQKRDGRIVEYNRDKIITAIRKANAEVEASERAGEEMIDTILDHVERDNEGVISVEAIQDMIESSLVNKNKYTLSKKYIIYRYQRALLRKANTTDESILKLIKNENKELAEENSNKNTILASTQRDYIAGEVSRDLTRRMLLPERISLAHDQGSIHFHDADYFVQPIFNCCLINIGDMLDNGTVMNEKMIESPKSFQVACTVMTQIIAAVASNQYGGQSVDIRHLGKYLRKSNDKFHKQIRVEFGDTISPEMVEKMAAIRLRDELKSGVQTIQYQINTLMTTNGQAPFVTLFLCLDDNDEYLKENALIVEEVLRQRLEGIKNEAGVYVTPAFPKLIYVLDESNCLKGGRYDYITKLAVKCSSKRMYPDYISAKKMRENYEGNVFSCMGCRSFLSTWKDENGNYKFEGRFNQGVVSLNLPQIGIQAKGDEDTFWKILDERLDLCYEALMCRHKSLEGTLSDVSPIHWQYGAIARLKKGETIDRLLQNGYSTISLGYIGLYETTKLMKGVSQTDPVGEEFALRVMNYMRKVVDQWKKQTGLGFGLYGTPAESLCYRFAKIDRERFGNIPDVTDKGYYTNSYHVDVRESIDAFSKFTFESQFQNISSGGAISYVEVPNMRNNLEAMEEVVKFIYDNIQYAEFNTKSDYCQECGFDGEIIINEDMDWECPQCHNKDRKRMNVTRRTCGYLGENFWNTGKTKEIKSRVLHL